In a genomic window of Salmo trutta chromosome 32, fSalTru1.1, whole genome shotgun sequence:
- the LOC115170872 gene encoding heme-binding protein 2: MVYFSGLVGLLLILTAEARIGNSSESSFCTESRECLLYDLVCKNDDYEVRHYDSVKWVSTEEECYFMDKATYTAFGRLFKYITGSNEAGVNIDMTTPVTVKIEEKKRLWQSSVFTLSFLLPSDYQMTPPQPTDESVYFTETPDMNVYVRSYGGWMMSLTSGVNSMLLKRDLDKVQATYNKDYHYAVGYDSPMKILNRHNEVWYMVEGEPVCPTSS; encoded by the exons AT GGTTTATTTTTCAGGGTTGGTTGGCTTGCTTCTCATCTTGACTGCTGAAGCCAGAATTGG GAACTCCTCTGAGTCTAGCTTCTGTACCGAGTCAAGGGAATGTCTGCTGTATGATCTGGTGTGCAAGAATGACGATTATGAG GTGCGCCACTATGACTCGGTGAAATGGGTGTCGACAGAAGAGGAATGCTACTTCATGGACAAGGCCACGTACACTGCCTTCGGGAGACTCTTCAAATACATCACCGGATCCAAcgaggctg GCGTCAACATTGACATGACAACTCCGGTGACTGTCAAAATCGAGGAGAAGAAGAGGCTGTGGCAGTCGTCTGTCTTCACCCTCAGCTTCCTCCTGCCGTCTGACTATCAGATGACTCCTCCCCAACCCACTGATGAGAGT GTGTATTTTACAGAGACGCCAGACATGAACGTGTACGTGAGGAGCTACGGTGGATGGATGATGTCTTTGACATCCGGAGTAAACTCCATGCTGCTGAAAAGGGACCTAGACAAAGTCCAGGCCACCTACAACAAAGACTACCACTATGCTGTGGGATATGACAG CCCAATGAAGATTCTGAATAGGCACAACGAGGTGTGGTACATGGTTGAGGGAGAGCCTGTGTGCCCTACCTCCTCCTAA